The proteins below come from a single Tachysurus fulvidraco isolate hzauxx_2018 chromosome 13, HZAU_PFXX_2.0, whole genome shotgun sequence genomic window:
- the LOC125146244 gene encoding paraneoplastic antigen Ma1 homolog: protein MALLQEEGKSMEEVKAIVMGNPPPKVDISVGLVDAIGKLVNRCNQAFGDGPGYRKLRLFSGLRPVPPGEEEDEVWMEQAAQMISEWQCAEAAKRQRIVESLRGPAADIVRFLKVSNPSATASEYLSAFDTAYGTTESGLDLMAKFRYTYQESGEKLSDFLYRLDKLLHRAFFKMGS, encoded by the coding sequence ATGGCTCTTTTACAAGAGGAGGGAAAATCTATGGAGGAAGTCAAGGCCATAGTTATGGGAAATCCGCCTCCTAAAGTTGACATCAGTGTAGGTCTAGTTGATGCTATTGGGAAATTAGTGAACCGATGTAATCAGGCGTTTGGTGATGGGCCTGGTTACAGAAAACTGAGACTGTTCTCAGGCTTAAGACCTGTCCCTCCcggtgaagaagaagatgaagttTGGATGGAACAAGCTGCTCAGATGATTAGTGAATGGCAGTGCGCAGAGGCTGCAAAGAGACAGCGCATTGTTGAGAGTTTACGGGGCCCTGCTGCTGATATTGTCAGATTCTTGAAAGTGAGTAATCCATCTGCTACTGCCAGTGAGTATCTATCTGCTTTTGACACTGCATATGGCACCACTGAGAGTGGACTTGATCTGATGGCTAAGTTTCGTTATACCTACCaagaaagtggagaaaaatTGTCTGATTTCCTGTACAGGCTAGATAAACTTCTTCACAGAGCTTTCTTTAAGATGGGCAGCTGA